A window of the Vigna angularis cultivar LongXiaoDou No.4 chromosome 3, ASM1680809v1, whole genome shotgun sequence genome harbors these coding sequences:
- the LOC108325545 gene encoding uncharacterized protein LOC108325545 → MSQHSRRNFPGGNSRKGKLAEVDKSAAPKAAEPPPSNGLLAGYLAHEFLTKGTLLGRRVELDSARPDLSGCTSVEQKRSRLNSQTGEVKSSAVKEHGSYEEVANLLKIKGTCIKGIVNPTQLSNWINK, encoded by the coding sequence ATGAGTCAGCATTCGCGTAGAAATTTTCCAGGTGGCAACTCAAGAAAGGGGAAGCTTGCTGAAGTTGATAAATCGGCTGCGCCAAAAGCCGCCGAGCCACCACCATCAAATGGGCTTCTAGCCGGGTATCTAGCCCACGAGTTCTTGACCAAAGGAACTCTTTTGGGTCGGAGGGTTGAACTAGACTCAGCCCGACCCGACTTATCTGGTTGTACCTCAGTAGAACAGAAGAGAAGCCGGTTGAATTCGCAGACTGGGGAGGTGAAATCCAGTGCGGTGAAGGAGCATGGTAGTTACGAGGAGGTAGCAAACCTTTTGAAGATAAAGGGAACCTGCATAAAGGGAATTGTGAACCCCACTCAACTTTCCAACTGGATTAACAAGTGA
- the LOC108325222 gene encoding glycine-rich cell wall structural protein gives MLLRNKRLGLLLLLCVHAFVANVVARDVVTVKNDEEKNVGFGKGGGFGGGIGGGAGGGGGFGGGFGGGGGAGGGFGGGGGFGGGGGAGGGGGAGGGFGGGAGGGHGIGGGAGGGFGKGGGIGKGGGLGGGAGGGFGKGGGIGGGAGGGFGKGGGVGGGIGKGGGLGGGGGFGKGGGVGGGIGKGGGLGGGGGFGKGGGVGGGIGKGGGLGGGGGFGKGGGVGGGIGKGGGLGGGGGFGKGGGVGGGIGKGGGGGFGKGGGVGGGIGKGGGLGGGGGFGKGGGVGGGIGKGGGLGGGGGFGKGGGVGGGIGKGGGLGGGGGFGKGGGIGGGIGKGGGFGGGIGKGGGIGGGIGKGGGFGGGGGFGGGGGAGGGFGGGSGGGFGGGSGGGFGGGGGAGGGGGIGHP, from the coding sequence ATGTTGCTAAGGAACAAAAGATTAGGTTTGTTGTTATTGCTATGTGTTCATGCCTTTGTTGCCAATGTGGTTGCAAGGGATGTAGTAACTGtgaaaaatgatgaagaaaagaaTGTAGGGTTTGGGAAGGGAGGTGGGTTCGGTGGTGGAATTGGTGGAGGAGCAGGAGGAGGGGGAGGGTTCGGAGGTGGAtttggtggaggaggaggagccGGTGGAGGGTTTGGAGGTGGAGGAGGGTTTGGCGGAGGAGGAGGAGCAGGTGGAGGAGGTGGTGCTGGAGGAGGGTTTGGTGGTGGAGCTGGGGGTGGACATGGGATTGGAGGTGGAGCTGGTGGAGGGTTTGGTAAAGGAGGCGGGATAGGTAAAGGTGGAGGACTTGGTGGTGGTGCTGGTGGAGGGTTTGGAAAGGGTGGTGGCATTGGAGGAGGTGCTGGTGGTGGTTTTGGAAAAGGTGGTGGTGTTGGAGGTGGAATTGGCAAAGGTGGAGGATTAGGCGGCGGTGGTGGTTTTGGAAAAGGTGGTGGTGTTGGAGGAGGAATTGGCAAAGGTGGAGgtttaggtggtggtggtggcttTGGAAAAGGTGGCGGTGTTGGAGGTGGAATTGGTAAAGGTGGAGGTttgggtggtggtggtggttttGGAAAAGGTGGTGGTGTTGGAGGAGGAATTGGAAAAGGTGGAGGTTTAGGCGGCGGTGGTGGCTTTGGAAAAGGTGGTGGCGTAGGAGGTGGAATTGGCaaaggtggtggtggtggttttGGAAAAGGTGGTGGTGTTGGAGGAGGAATTGGCAAAGGTGGAGGTCTAGGAGGCGGTGGTGGCTTTGGAAAAGGTGGTGGTGTTGGAGGAGGAATTGGCAAAGGCGGAGgtttaggtggtggtggtggcttTGGAAAAGGGGGCGGTGTTGGAGGAGGAATTGGCAAAGGTGGAGGTTTAGGTGGTGGCGGAGGCTTTGGAAAAGGTGGTGGTATAGGGGGTGGAATTGGCAAAGGCGGAGGTTTTGGTGGGGGAATTGGAAAAGGTGGTGGCATTGGAGGAGGAATAGGCAAAGGTGGAGGCTTTGGCGGTGGTGGTGGATTCGGTGGCGGTGGTGGTGCTGGTGGTGGATTTGGCGGAGGGTCTGGAGGTGGATTTGGCGGAGGATCTGGAGGTGGATTTGGCGGCGGCGGTGGAGCAGGTGGCGGTGGTGGAATTGGACACCCCTGA
- the LOC108325107 gene encoding peroxisomal membrane protein PMP22, translating to MSDKVNHVFKKYLHQLQHHPLRTKAITAAVLAGFSDAVAQKISGAKKLQLRRLLLFMLYGFAYSGPFGHFLHKLMDKIFKGQKGNDTVAKKVILEQITSSPWNNFFFMMYYGLVIEGRPWSTVTNKVKKDYPSVQLTAWKFWPVVGWVNYQYMPLQLRVVFHSFVAACWGIFLNLKARSVAIKNT from the exons ATGTCTGACAAAGTCAACCATGTTTTCAAGAAATATCTTCACCAGCTTCAGCACCATCCCCTCAGAACCAAG GCAATTACCGCAGCAGTTTTGGCTGGTTTTAGTGATGCAGTTGCACAGAAGATATCTGGGGCCAAGAAACTTCAGTTGAGAAGGCTGCTTCTTTTCATG CTCTATGGTTTTGCCTACTCGGGACCCTTTGGACATTTTCTCCACAAATTGATGGATAAAATTTTTAAGGGGCAGAAAGGCAATGACACCGTTGCTAAGAAG GTGATCCTTGAACAGATAACCAGTTCCCCATGGAACAACTTCTTTTTCATGATGTACTATGGCTTGGTTATAGAAG GAAGACCTTGGAGTACAGTCACAAACAAAGTTAAAAAGGATTATCCTTCTGTTCAATTGACTGCATGGAAG TTTTGGCCTGTAGTTGGTTGGGTGAATTACCAGTATATGCCTCTGCAGCTCCGTGTTGTATTTCACAGCTTTGTTGCTGCTTGCTG GGGAATCTTTCTGAATCTGAAAGCAAGGTCTGTTGCAATTAAGAATACGTAG